A portion of the uncultured Draconibacterium sp. genome contains these proteins:
- a CDS encoding TraL conjugative transposon family protein, translating to MKNRFSEFKRLSRDKLKGSCDRIPEKKRRMVVLGMCVLFTLLFAFVLWNSFRDPEVKDLFRIEHIIPLDLPQDSIINQLKDLTDGQKQ from the coding sequence ATGAAAAACAGATTTTCGGAGTTCAAACGGCTTAGCCGGGATAAACTTAAAGGGAGTTGTGACAGAATTCCTGAGAAAAAACGAAGAATGGTGGTTTTAGGGATGTGCGTTTTGTTTACGCTTCTTTTTGCTTTTGTGCTATGGAATTCGTTCCGGGATCCGGAAGTAAAGGATCTGTTTCGGATTGAACACATCATCCCACTTGACTTACCACAAGACAGTATCATTAATCAATTAAAAGATTTAACAGATGGACAAAAACAATAA
- the traJ gene encoding conjugative transposon protein TraJ, with the protein MDFDNLHQILRSLYLEMTPLCSSMAGVAKGIAGLGALFYVASRVWQSLSRTEPIDVYPLLRPFAIGLCIMFFPSFVLGTINVVLSPIVVGTNQMLVAQTFDMGKYRDLKEDLEVEAMKRNPETAYLVSNEEFDKQLEELGWSPSDLATMSGMYIERSLYNMKKNIRDFFREILELLFQAAALVIDTIRTFFLIVLSILGPIAFAISIYDGFQSTMTQWFSRYISVYLWLPVSDLFSSILARIQVLMLQADIDKLQADATYSVEASNGVYIVFMIIGIIGYFTIPTVAGWIIMAGGMGNYGKNVTSSAGKTASMAAGVAGASAGNMTGKLMKN; encoded by the coding sequence ATGGATTTTGATAACCTACATCAGATCTTACGCAGTCTCTATCTTGAGATGACGCCCTTGTGCAGCAGCATGGCAGGAGTGGCAAAAGGCATTGCGGGATTGGGGGCATTGTTTTATGTGGCTTCGCGTGTGTGGCAGTCGCTGTCACGCACCGAGCCCATTGATGTTTACCCGCTCCTACGTCCCTTTGCCATCGGTCTCTGTATCATGTTTTTCCCCAGTTTTGTTTTGGGAACGATCAATGTGGTGTTGAGCCCCATTGTTGTTGGTACCAACCAGATGCTGGTAGCACAGACTTTTGATATGGGAAAGTACCGCGATTTAAAAGAGGATCTGGAGGTAGAAGCCATGAAACGAAATCCGGAAACAGCATACCTGGTCAGTAACGAAGAATTTGACAAGCAGCTGGAAGAATTGGGCTGGAGTCCGTCTGATCTGGCAACCATGTCCGGGATGTATATCGAGCGCAGTTTGTACAACATGAAAAAGAATATCCGCGATTTTTTTCGGGAAATTCTGGAATTGCTGTTTCAGGCAGCGGCATTGGTTATTGATACCATCCGCACCTTTTTTCTGATCGTATTGTCCATACTTGGTCCGATTGCCTTTGCCATCAGTATTTACGATGGCTTTCAGTCCACCATGACGCAATGGTTCTCGCGGTATATCTCCGTGTACCTCTGGTTACCGGTTTCCGATTTGTTCAGCTCCATTCTTGCCCGTATCCAGGTGCTGATGTTACAAGCCGATATTGATAAACTACAGGCCGATGCTACGTATTCAGTCGAAGCTTCCAACGGCGTTTACATTGTATTTATGATTATTGGCATCATCGGGTATTTCACTATTCCAACCGTTGCCGGATGGATCATCATGGCCGGAGGTATGGGGAATTATGGTAAGAACGTGACATCGTCGGCAGGAAAAACTGCGTCAATGGCTGCAGGTGTTGCCGGTGCATCAGCCGGAAATATGACAGGAAAACTAATGAAAAATTAA
- the mobA gene encoding conjugal transfer protein MobA, with product MGTEKRRNRHKGGRKPKKDPCIHRYAISLNDVDNARFLALFDASGMEVKAHFITACIFDKPVKVVKIDKGSMDYYMRLTSLYSQFRAIGVNYNQVTKAIKNNFSEKKALAFLSQLQKATFQLVAINQKILELTKEFEERWLQK from the coding sequence ATGGGAACAGAAAAACGAAGAAATAGACACAAAGGAGGACGTAAACCGAAAAAAGATCCATGTATACATCGTTATGCAATTAGCCTAAATGATGTTGACAATGCACGATTTCTTGCTCTTTTCGATGCATCGGGAATGGAAGTTAAAGCACATTTTATTACTGCCTGCATTTTTGACAAGCCCGTTAAAGTGGTAAAAATCGATAAGGGATCGATGGATTATTATATGCGTCTGACCTCCCTTTATTCGCAATTCAGGGCGATCGGCGTGAATTACAATCAGGTTACCAAAGCAATAAAAAACAACTTTTCGGAGAAAAAGGCACTGGCTTTTCTTTCCCAACTACAAAAAGCAACTTTTCAATTGGTTGCGATAAACCAGAAAATACTGGAATTAACCAAAGAATTTGAAGAGAGATGGTTGCAAAAATAA
- a CDS encoding DUF4133 domain-containing protein, protein MAVYSINKGVNKPAEFKGLQSQYLFIFAGGLLGTFVVFIVMYLAGINQWACIFTGLVLAFVVVWLTFTLNRKFGRYGLMKLQATYNFPRRIINRRSIPRLFKTNRKEAV, encoded by the coding sequence ATGGCAGTGTATTCCATCAACAAAGGGGTAAATAAACCCGCCGAGTTTAAAGGTCTGCAAAGCCAGTACCTGTTTATTTTTGCAGGAGGCCTGCTGGGTACATTCGTGGTCTTCATAGTAATGTACCTGGCCGGTATCAACCAATGGGCCTGTATTTTTACAGGTCTTGTTCTGGCATTTGTGGTTGTCTGGCTCACATTTACTTTAAACAGAAAATTCGGGCGTTACGGGCTAATGAAATTACAGGCAACATATAATTTCCCACGCCGGATAATCAACCGCCGAAGTATTCCCCGTTTGTTCAAAACCAACAGAAAGGAGGCAGTATGA
- a CDS encoding DUF3408 domain-containing protein, with the protein MARKKYNPDEIDEEFIISTIHNEKPEAGKAKEKKPTTVAKKKQTNQAYDELFLSDSKTKARFGKNVPIRQEYHKRIQQIIRVIGKDEISIYNYIDNVLTHHFDEFQAEIVKRYNENNEGIF; encoded by the coding sequence ATGGCACGAAAAAAATATAATCCCGACGAGATCGATGAAGAATTTATAATCTCCACTATTCATAATGAAAAACCGGAGGCAGGAAAGGCGAAGGAGAAAAAGCCAACAACTGTTGCAAAAAAGAAACAGACAAATCAGGCTTATGATGAGCTTTTTCTTTCAGATTCCAAAACGAAAGCGCGTTTCGGAAAGAATGTTCCCATCCGTCAGGAATACCACAAAAGGATCCAGCAAATCATCCGAGTGATCGGCAAGGACGAGATTTCGATTTATAATTATATCGATAATGTGCTCACACATCATTTTGACGAATTTCAGGCCGAAATCGTCAAACGATATAACGAAAACAATGAAGGCATTTTTTAA
- a CDS encoding DUF4134 domain-containing protein codes for MKQINSYKISITLFFTFLATAIFAQGDGSAGITEATNMVTSYFDPATKLIYAIGAIVGLIGGVKVYSKFSSGDPDTGKTAAAWFGACIFLIVAATILRSFFL; via the coding sequence ATGAAACAAATCAATTCATATAAAATATCCATCACCTTATTCTTCACCTTTTTGGCAACTGCCATTTTTGCTCAGGGCGATGGCTCTGCCGGAATCACCGAAGCCACCAATATGGTCACTTCGTATTTCGATCCGGCAACAAAACTTATTTATGCCATCGGTGCCATTGTGGGATTGATCGGTGGCGTAAAAGTGTATAGTAAATTTTCAAGTGGCGATCCCGACACAGGGAAAACCGCAGCTGCCTGGTTTGGTGCCTGTATTTTCCTGATTGTTGCCGCCACTATTTTACGTTCCTTCTTCCTGTAA
- a CDS encoding DUF4141 domain-containing protein gives MKTKLVIAGLLIIFGSLNLKAQWVVNDPINTATSIANSAKEIIQTSSTVSNVIKNFKEVKKVYEQGKAYYDALKAVNNLVKDARKVQQTILMVGEITDIYINAYQRMLQDENYSLEELGAIAFGYTKLLEESAYLLNDLKGIVNASTLSLTDKERMDVIDSVYDSIKHYRNLVSYYTNKNIAVSYLRAQKKGDTERMLALYGDSSERYW, from the coding sequence ATGAAAACAAAATTAGTTATAGCCGGGCTGCTGATCATATTTGGTTCGTTAAATCTGAAAGCCCAGTGGGTGGTAAACGATCCGATTAATACAGCAACAAGTATTGCCAATTCGGCCAAGGAGATTATCCAAACCTCCAGTACCGTTTCCAATGTGATCAAAAACTTCAAGGAAGTAAAAAAGGTCTATGAACAGGGCAAGGCCTATTACGATGCATTAAAGGCCGTAAACAACCTGGTAAAAGATGCCCGAAAAGTACAGCAAACCATTTTAATGGTTGGAGAGATTACCGACATTTATATCAATGCTTACCAGCGGATGTTGCAGGATGAAAACTATTCGTTGGAAGAGCTGGGGGCAATTGCCTTTGGCTATACCAAACTACTGGAAGAAAGCGCCTACCTGCTGAATGATCTGAAAGGCATTGTCAATGCCAGTACACTTTCGCTGACTGACAAAGAGCGAATGGACGTGATTGATAGTGTTTACGATTCAATAAAACATTACAGGAATCTGGTAAGCTATTACACCAATAAAAACATTGCTGTTTCGTACCTGAGGGCACAAAAGAAAGGCGATACGGAAAGGATGCTGGCGTTGTATGGTGATTCAAGCGAAAGATACTGGTAA
- the ltrA gene encoding group II intron reverse transcriptase/maturase has protein sequence MNDLTTSCASTDQTWNNWESIDWNSCEMAVKKLQARIVKALNEGRHGKVKALQWTLTHSFFAKALAIKRVTSNKGKRTSGVDHVVWATSNAKFQAIYDLKRRGYQPQPLRRIHIKKKNGKLRPLGIPTMKDRAMQALYLMALEPVAETTADKNSYGFRKERNTADAIDACFCDLGKGSSAQWILEGDIKACFDHISHDWLLNHIPMDKQVLKKWLQCGFVFNKELFPTHEGTPQGGIISPTLANMALDGLEATLREKYKRRTVNGQTYFPKVNVVRYADDFIITGRTKEMLEQEILPIVREFLQARGLTLSEEKTKITHIDDGFDFLGFNIRKYKGTLLTKPSKESLKRFMTKVRDIIDSNKACKQESLIRLLNPVITGWVNYYKHSVASDTFRKADYLIFQKLWQWAKRRHPKKGKYWIVNKYFTRIKNRNWCFSACFDRNNYQDRITLKRLYDTKITRHVKIKSDANPFDPSWTAYFEKRVTYKMLQTLQGRKSLLYIWEKQQRICPLCGNPIDKEMSWGVTEKYAKGKIVRNLVHDSCRRRYDQLKNRG, from the coding sequence ATGAACGATTTAACAACATCGTGTGCATCTACTGACCAAACATGGAACAACTGGGAAAGCATTGACTGGAACAGTTGTGAAATGGCGGTTAAAAAGCTACAAGCGCGTATTGTAAAGGCTCTAAATGAAGGCAGACATGGTAAAGTGAAAGCTTTACAATGGACGCTGACACACTCGTTCTTTGCCAAAGCATTGGCAATTAAACGGGTTACCTCTAATAAAGGTAAAAGGACATCAGGTGTTGACCATGTTGTATGGGCAACATCCAACGCTAAGTTTCAGGCAATTTATGACCTGAAAAGACGGGGCTACCAACCCCAGCCGTTAAGACGGATTCATATTAAAAAGAAAAACGGAAAATTACGCCCCTTGGGGATTCCGACAATGAAAGACCGCGCAATGCAGGCACTTTATTTAATGGCACTGGAACCTGTTGCAGAAACTACTGCCGATAAAAACTCTTACGGTTTCCGTAAGGAGCGCAACACAGCAGATGCAATTGATGCATGTTTCTGCGATTTAGGCAAAGGTTCGTCAGCCCAATGGATTTTGGAGGGCGACATTAAAGCCTGTTTCGACCATATCAGCCATGATTGGCTGCTAAACCATATCCCGATGGATAAACAGGTTTTGAAAAAATGGTTACAATGCGGTTTTGTTTTCAATAAGGAATTGTTCCCAACACATGAAGGAACACCACAAGGAGGTATTATTTCCCCGACTCTTGCTAATATGGCACTTGACGGATTGGAAGCGACACTTAGGGAGAAGTACAAAAGGAGAACCGTTAACGGTCAGACCTATTTCCCTAAAGTCAATGTAGTAAGGTATGCCGATGATTTTATTATCACTGGCAGAACCAAGGAAATGTTGGAACAAGAGATATTACCTATCGTGCGTGAGTTTCTTCAGGCACGGGGGCTTACCCTTTCCGAAGAAAAAACGAAGATAACCCACATCGATGATGGGTTTGATTTTCTCGGTTTCAACATCCGTAAGTACAAAGGCACGCTTCTAACCAAACCGTCAAAAGAAAGTTTGAAAAGGTTTATGACCAAAGTGAGGGATATTATTGATTCCAATAAAGCCTGTAAGCAGGAATCCCTTATCAGGTTACTAAATCCCGTAATAACTGGTTGGGTAAACTATTATAAACACAGTGTAGCATCCGATACTTTCAGGAAAGCTGATTACCTGATATTCCAGAAATTGTGGCAATGGGCGAAACGCCGCCATCCGAAGAAAGGGAAGTACTGGATTGTGAACAAATACTTCACCCGTATCAAAAACAGGAACTGGTGTTTTTCTGCCTGTTTTGACCGTAACAACTATCAAGACAGAATTACACTAAAAAGACTGTACGATACGAAAATTACAAGACATGTGAAGATTAAATCCGATGCCAATCCTTTCGACCCAAGCTGGACAGCATATTTTGAAAAAAGGGTAACCTACAAAATGCTGCAAACCCTGCAAGGGCGTAAATCATTGCTATACATCTGGGAAAAACAACAGCGTATATGTCCACTCTGTGGCAATCCTATCGACAAGGAAATGTCCTGGGGCGTTACTGAAAAGTACGCCAAAGGCAAAATTGTAAGAAACCTTGTCCACGACAGTTGCCGCAGGAGATATGACCAATTAAAAAACAGAGGTTAA
- a CDS encoding ParA family protein, with amino-acid sequence MEKETLFIAFSTQKGGVGKTAFTVLMSSYLHYVKGLEIAVVDCDYPQHSIAEMRQRDMEQVMKDNYYKQLAYKQFTTIKRKAYPVEKSMPEDAIDVAENLIDGATVQPDMIFFDLPGTLNSRGVVKTLGGMDYIFSPVSADRVVMESTLKFATMLNENLISVGKSDIKGLFLIWNMVDGREKNELYDVYENVIGELGLNILKTFVPDSKRFRRELTSGHKPVFRSTLFPAHNSLLKGSNLITLADEILKTIKQ; translated from the coding sequence ATGGAAAAAGAAACATTATTTATTGCATTCAGCACACAGAAAGGAGGTGTTGGAAAAACAGCTTTTACCGTTTTAATGTCGAGTTACCTGCACTATGTAAAAGGCTTGGAAATTGCAGTGGTGGATTGTGATTATCCGCAGCACAGTATTGCCGAAATGCGCCAGCGCGATATGGAACAGGTGATGAAGGATAACTATTACAAACAATTGGCCTACAAACAATTTACCACCATAAAGCGAAAGGCATACCCGGTTGAAAAAAGTATGCCCGAAGATGCCATTGATGTCGCAGAAAATCTGATCGATGGTGCTACGGTTCAGCCCGATATGATATTTTTCGATCTCCCGGGAACTTTAAACAGCCGAGGTGTGGTAAAAACACTGGGCGGAATGGATTATATTTTTTCGCCGGTTAGTGCCGACCGCGTGGTTATGGAAAGCACACTGAAATTTGCCACTATGTTGAATGAAAATCTGATTAGCGTTGGGAAAAGTGATATCAAAGGTTTGTTTCTGATTTGGAATATGGTTGATGGGAGGGAGAAAAACGAACTCTACGATGTGTATGAAAATGTAATCGGCGAGTTGGGCTTAAATATTCTAAAAACATTTGTGCCCGATTCAAAACGTTTTCGCAGGGAGCTCACTTCCGGGCACAAACCTGTATTTCGCTCAACACTTTTTCCGGCTCACAATAGCCTTTTAAAAGGAAGTAACCTGATTACATTGGCTGATGAAATCCTAAAAACCATTAAACAATAA
- the traK gene encoding conjugative transposon protein TraK, translated as MEFKSLKNIETSFRQIRFFGIVFILLCAGMSGYSVFSAYSFAEKQRQKIYVLDKGKSLILALSQDLAQNRPVEAREHIRRFHELFFTLSPDKNAIESNINRAMFLADKSVYTYYKDLLEKGYFNRIISGNINQTLQVDSVVVDFMNYPYTASTYARQVIIRESNITERNLVTRCSLINSVRSDNNPHGFTVENFEVVQNNDIQTVTR; from the coding sequence ATGGAATTTAAATCATTAAAAAATATTGAAACAAGCTTTAGGCAGATCCGTTTTTTCGGGATAGTGTTTATCCTGCTCTGTGCAGGCATGTCCGGTTATTCAGTGTTCAGTGCCTATAGCTTTGCAGAAAAACAACGACAAAAGATCTATGTACTGGACAAAGGAAAATCCTTGATTCTTGCCCTTTCACAGGATCTGGCACAAAACAGACCGGTGGAGGCGCGGGAACATATCCGGCGTTTTCATGAGCTGTTTTTTACGCTTTCGCCCGATAAAAATGCCATTGAATCCAATATCAACCGGGCCATGTTTCTGGCAGATAAAAGCGTGTACACCTATTACAAGGACCTGCTAGAAAAAGGCTATTTCAACCGGATTATATCTGGTAATATCAACCAAACGCTGCAAGTAGATAGTGTGGTCGTTGATTTTATGAACTATCCGTATACGGCATCAACCTATGCCCGTCAGGTGATTATCCGCGAAAGTAACATCACGGAGCGAAATCTGGTGACAAGGTGCAGTCTAATCAACTCGGTTCGCAGCGATAATAACCCACATGGTTTTACCGTGGAGAACTTCGAGGTAGTACAGAACAACGATATTCAAACGGTAACAAGGTAA
- the traM gene encoding conjugative transposon protein TraM yields the protein MDKNNKTLLKPGQKQMLKKYAVFALMFLVFGASLWLIFKPSDKEENKTVIGLNTEIPLPQEEDLLKDKINAFEQAALFQQKPVRSLDEFSSMIQKDEPAKFDILSSAKAETNLPEKYSGSEHPKRAIQHSASAYNNINNTLGSFYEKPKANPENEKLKAELEALKQQLAEKEQDNSIDEQLLLMEKSYQMAAKYMPDKAPAQPGTTVPTTDQPANLQTDEKIVRPVQVSTKSTATALQQTVSDSVFLKQVSQPRNYSFISAEGKQEITERNTINACVNSTQKLVNGQNVQLRLLEAIKTGGHYFQKNALITGIARIQGERLHIFINSLEQKGNIIPVQLTAYDTDGQPGLFIPGSVEVSALKEITATMGRDAGTSISINQGTTAGEQLAADVGRSFIQGTSQYVSKKLRTTKVTLKAGHRILLMPAK from the coding sequence ATGGACAAAAACAATAAAACACTCCTGAAGCCTGGACAAAAGCAGATGCTTAAGAAATACGCGGTATTTGCTTTGATGTTCCTTGTTTTTGGGGCAAGCCTGTGGCTGATATTTAAGCCATCGGACAAAGAGGAAAACAAAACAGTAATTGGATTAAATACCGAGATCCCATTACCTCAGGAAGAGGATCTGCTGAAGGATAAAATCAACGCCTTCGAGCAGGCAGCGCTTTTTCAGCAAAAGCCGGTGCGTTCGCTGGATGAGTTTTCATCGATGATTCAAAAGGATGAACCAGCGAAATTTGATATACTTTCTTCTGCAAAAGCAGAAACAAACTTGCCTGAAAAATATTCGGGAAGCGAGCACCCAAAACGGGCAATTCAGCATTCCGCTTCTGCTTACAACAATATAAACAACACCTTGGGCAGCTTTTACGAAAAACCAAAGGCGAATCCTGAAAATGAAAAGCTAAAAGCAGAGCTTGAAGCTTTGAAGCAGCAACTGGCTGAAAAGGAGCAAGACAACAGTATTGATGAACAACTCCTATTGATGGAAAAATCATACCAGATGGCAGCCAAGTATATGCCGGACAAGGCGCCAGCGCAACCAGGAACAACTGTTCCTACAACTGACCAACCGGCCAACCTGCAAACAGATGAGAAGATAGTCAGGCCAGTTCAGGTCTCAACAAAAAGTACAGCAACGGCATTGCAACAAACGGTTTCTGACTCGGTATTTCTAAAGCAAGTCTCACAACCCCGAAACTATTCATTTATTTCGGCAGAGGGCAAGCAGGAAATTACAGAACGTAATACCATTAATGCCTGTGTAAACAGTACCCAGAAACTGGTTAACGGGCAAAATGTACAGTTACGCTTACTGGAGGCCATTAAAACCGGAGGCCATTATTTTCAAAAGAATGCCCTGATTACAGGTATTGCCCGGATACAGGGAGAACGTTTACATATTTTTATCAATTCCCTGGAACAAAAGGGTAATATCATTCCGGTGCAACTCACAGCTTACGACACCGATGGACAGCCTGGCTTGTTTATTCCCGGTTCGGTTGAGGTCAGTGCTTTAAAGGAAATTACCGCTACCATGGGACGCGATGCCGGGACAAGCATTAGCATAAACCAAGGGACAACTGCAGGTGAACAATTGGCAGCTGATGTGGGGCGAAGTTTTATACAAGGGACATCGCAGTATGTTTCCAAAAAACTTCGAACCACAAAAGTAACCCTAAAAGCAGGGCACCGGATATTGCTCATGCCCGCCAAATAA